One genomic segment of Brassica napus cultivar Da-Ae chromosome A3, Da-Ae, whole genome shotgun sequence includes these proteins:
- the LOC106439838 gene encoding protein NUCLEAR FUSION DEFECTIVE 4 — protein sequence MGFLRSSSSYSSALKWLGFVTAVWVQSISGNNYTFSNYSSALKSLMNLNQLQLNNLSVAKDVGKAFGILAGLASDRLSTPVILLIGCFEGLLGYGVQWLVVSRTITPLPYWQMCVFLCMGGNSTTWMNTAVLVTCIRNFRRNRGPVSGILKGYVGLSTAIFTDLCTALFSNDPASFLVLLAVVPFAVCLTAVFFLREIPPASSADEESEETRYFAVFNIVAVVVAVYLQSYDIIGVKTGVFSVAFASILLFLLFSPIAVPFHAFIKSLNRGEQDVEGQIQEPLLSSDIAEEKEVIAVEAAAAAAVEEENLVGERKRPVLGEDHTITEAMLTVDFWVLFVSFLCGVGTGLAVMNNMGQIGLALGYTDVSIFVSMTSIWGFFGRILSGTLSEHFLKKAGTPRPLWNAASQILMAVGYLLMALAVPNSLYIGSMVVGVCYGVRLAITVPTASELFGLKHYGLIYNILVLNLPLGSFLFSGLLAGFLYDAEATPTPGGGNTCVGAHCYRLIFLVMALASVIGVGLDILLAYRTKEIYAKIHASKQVNKSSSNLS from the exons ATGGGTTTCCTGAGATCTTCCTCTTCTTACTCTTCTGCACTAAAATGGCTTGGCTTTGTAACGGCGGTTTGGGTTCAATCCATCTCCGGCAACAACTACACCTTCTCCAACTACTCCAGCGCTCTCAAGTCCCTCATGAACCTCAACCAGCTCCAACTCAACAACCTCTCCGTTGCTAAAGACGTCGGAAAAGCCTTTGGAATCCTCGCTGGCCTCGCCTCCGATCGTCTTTCCACTCCAGTCATTCTCCTTATAGGCTGTTTCGAAGGTCTTCTTGGCTATGGTGTACAATGGCTCGTGGTTAGCCGTACCATCACCCCGCTCCCTTACTGGCAG ATGTGTGTGTTCCTCTGTATGGGAGGAAACAGCACGACGTGGATGAACACGGCGGTTCTAGTGACATGCATACGAAACTTCCGGCGAAACCGTGGTCCGGTCTCAGGCATATTGAAAGGATACGTAGGCCTAAGCACTGCTATTTTCACCGATCTATGCACCGCTTTGTTCTCAAACGATCCGGCGTCGTTTCTCGTTTTACTCGCCGTCGTGCCTTTCGCTGTCTGTCTCACTGCGGTTTTCTTCCTCCGCGAGATCCCTCCAGCTTCTTCCGCCGACGAGGAGAGCGAAGAGACTCGCTACTTCGCCGTGTTCAACATCGTAGCGGTTGTAGTCGCTGTCTACCTTCAGTCTTACGACATCATCGGAGTCAAGACCGGAGTGTTCTCAGTCGCTTTCGCCTCTATACTTCTCTTCCTCTTGTTCTCTCCCATCGCTGTACCTTTCCATGCATTCATCAAAAGCTTGAACCGTGGTGAACAAGACGTTGAAGGACAGATTCAAGAACCCTTGCTCAGCTCAGATATAGCGGAGGAGAAGGAAGTGATCGCTGTAGAGgctgcggcggcggcggcggtggAAGAGGAGAATCTTGTGGGGGAGAGGAAGAGGCCGGTGTTGGGAGAAGACCATACGATAACGGAAGCGATGTTGACCGTTGACTTTTGGGTGCTGTTTGTTTCGTTCTTGTGTGGTGTAGGAACTGGTTTAGCAGTGATGAACAATATGGGCCAGATAGGGCTTGCTCTTGGTTACACTGATGTTTCGATATTCGTCTCCATGACtagtatttggggatttttcgGTCGCATTCTCTCCGGTACTCTCTCCGAACATTTTCTCAA GAAAGCTGGAACACCAAGACCACTATGGAACGCAGCATCTCAAATCCTCATGGCCGTAGGATATCTACTAATGGCTTTAGCAGTGCCTAATTCACTCTACATCGGTTCAATGGTGGTCGGAGTTTGTTATGGTGTCCGTCTAGCCATTACCGTACCCACAGCATCAGAACTCTTTGGTCTCAAACACTATGGTCTCATCTATAACATCTTAGTACTTAACTTGCCCCTCGGCTCGTTCCTCTTCTCTGGTCTCCTCGCCGGATTTCTCTACGATGCAGAGGCTACACCAACTCCTGGTGGAGGCAACACTTGCGTAGGAGCTCACTGTTACCGTCTCATTTTCTTGGTCATGGCTTTAGCTTCTGTTATTGGAGTTGGTTTAGATATTTTGTTGGCTTATAGAACGAAGGAGATTTATGCTAAGATTCATGCTAGCAAACAGGTCAATAAATCTTCTAGTAACCTTAGTTAA